A window from Salvia miltiorrhiza cultivar Shanhuang (shh) chromosome 2, IMPLAD_Smil_shh, whole genome shotgun sequence encodes these proteins:
- the LOC131013541 gene encoding uncharacterized protein LOC131013541, which translates to MSWRSKCGDNLPDTPSLAGSGAHGPSGSASRTSPSEQPAGSELIPIPPVVEIPEGNVEASRPFDAEEVDAGALVHRGRHSSAGDAAGTREEDIQVVDITDEVPSPDSAPDATLADLTKKRKRGSLISVGEKERQEGLKKAGKSSEPARRSAGGVKILPPAGDKGKGPAKKSAGGSKVLPSAGGKGKGKAVVPSAAESEDLVPGPISSLSGKELVNALLARVHSEDQGKVENLSRASLATQLCQLALQVESRLWGAVKCIHDYDMAEKEREKEQVEVAKRDDIVAGVVERLSKAEAEVVELKAKLAQVEVERTSLASELSRATKEGHECLARFKAGYERDYEEARRGWKRILVEAQNRAFVLGARDQRLEYFLSPRGQHFLGLMLEGTLEAFKKTPEYLEDFGPLFAYVIEQTASKALEMAGATPEQLATLNFRALMDNLQDEEINKRMGIPAHSPEKPEWWYPVLEKAIPYFSLGIGSDSLPSTPVYAPAFSASLARFVNRLRDPSGESSRTFSQFGLEPPLPSDLAASVFTDSASSPAAVGQLFDLYQNEDLYVQEAAKLLDLGVRLPQVKDTGLLPVFTEKAVSGRASASGVPPPISSASAPVSSAAAQAASVPPS; encoded by the exons atgtcttggagatcgaaatgtggggacaatttgcctgacacCCCTTCTCTTGCTGGCAGCGGAGCACATGGTCCAAGCGGTTCTGCTTCCAGAACAAGTCCCTCGGAGCAGCCTGCTGGGTCCGAACTGATCCCCATTCCccctgtagttgaaatcccagaggggaatgtggaagcctcgcgcccctttgatgcggaggaagttgatgcgggGGCTCTTGTTCACAGAGGTAGGCACTCCAGTGCTGGTGACGCCGCTGGCACCcgtgaagaagatatccaagtcgtggatattaccgatgaggttccttcacctgattcggctcccgatgccacccttgctgatcttacgaagaagaggaagagaggttccctgatctctgtgggtgagaaggagagacaGGAGGGCCTAAAAAAGGCTGGCAAGTCCTCAGAGCCAGCGAGGAGgtctgctggtggtgtgaagattctccctcctgctggggacaagggcaaaGGGCCAGCGAAAAAGTCAGCTGGTGGTTCCAAGGTTCTCCCCTCTgccggtggaaagggtaagggcaaagctgtggtgccctcggCTGCTGAGtcagaggatcttgttcctgggccCATTTCGAGTTTATCGGGTAAGGAATTAGTTAATGCGCTgctagctcgtgtccactcggAGGACCAGGGGAAAGTGGAGAATTTGTCTCGGGCGTCTCTGGCTACTCAGCTATGCCAgctggctcttcag GTAGAGTCACGGTTATGGGGTGCCGTTAAGTGCATCCATGACTATGATATGGcagagaaggagagagaaaaagagcagGTAGAGGTCGCCAAGCGCGATGATATTGTTGCTGGAGTTGTGGAACGCTTGAGCAAGGCTGAGGCGGAGGTTGTTGAGTTGAAAGCTAAATTAGctcaggtggaggtggagaggACGTCCTTGGCCTCCGAATTGTCGAGGGCCACAAAAGAGGGCCATGAATGCCTGGCCAGGTTCAAAGCTGGTTATGAAAGAGACTACGAGGAAGCCAGGCGGGGCTGGAAAAGGATACTTGTGGAAGCTCAGAACCGCGCGTTCGTCCTGGGGgctcgagatcaacgcctggagtatttcttgtctccgcggGGTCAACATTTCCTGGggttgatgctggaaggcactctggaggctttcaaaaagactcccgaatacTTGGAGGATTTTggacccctctttgcttatgtgatagagcaaacagcttccaaggcattggagatggcgggggccaccccagagcaacttgccactttgaatttcagagccctgatggataacctccaggatgaggagataaataagcggatggggatccctgcgcattctccagagaagccagagtggtggtacccagtactagagaaagccattccctatttttctcttgggattggatctgactcgCTGCCCTCCACTCCCGTGTATGCACCTGCGTTCTCTGCTTCCTTGGcgcgctttgtgaaccggctgcgggatccttCTGGCGAGAGCTCCCGAACATTTTCCCAATTCGGcctggagcctcccctgccctctgacttaGCGGCTTCTGTCTTCACCGACTCTGCCTCTTCCCCCGCTGCGGTGGGACAACTGTTCGACCTGTACCAAAATGAGGATCTGTATGTGCAAGAGGCTGCAAAGTTGTTGGATTTGGGAGTTCGTCTTCCTCAAGTGAAGGATACTGGCCTGTTGCCCGTGTTCACAGAGAAAGCCGTTTCTGGCCGTGCTTCTGCCAGTGGTGTTCCTCCCCCAATTTCATCTGCCTCTGCTCCTGTCTCCTCTGCTGCCGCTCAAGCTGCTTCtgttcctccctcttga